A segment of the Halovivax limisalsi genome:
GATCATCTCGTCGACGGGGGCGATGCCCTCGACGACCATGAGGTCGCCTTCCTGGTACATGTCGTCGACGCGGCCGCGCCGACCCTGGATCTCGCCGGAGGCGGCGCCCATGTGGTCGTTGGGAACGTCGATGCGGACGTCCTGCATGGGCTCTTTCATGGCGATGTGGGCGTCGATCAGCGCCTTGTGGACGGCCTCGCGGGTCGCCGGGATGACCTGCGCCGGGCCGCGGTGGATGGTGTCCTCGTGGAGCTTCGCGTCGTGCAGGCGAATCAGGGTGCCCTGGACGGGTTCGTTTGCGAGCGGACCGTTGTCGAGGGCCTCCTCGAGCCCCTCGACGAACAGCTCCATCGTCTCGTTGAGATGCTGAATCCCCTTCGTCTCGTCGAGCAGGATGTTCGCGCCGTGGATCTGCTCGACGTTCTGGGAGTCGTCCTTGTCCATGCCGGCCTCCTGCAGGGCCTCGCGGCGCTCGAGTTCGGGCATGTCCATCGAGGCCTCGCCGCGTTTGAGCGTCTCGACCAGATCGTCCGAGAGGGGTTCGGCGGAGATGTAAAAGCGGTTGTGCCGGTTGGGCGAGATACCTTCGACGGTGTCGGAGGCGCGCTGGACGGCCTCGCGGTAGACGACGATCGGTTCGCCGGTGTTGACCGGAATGCCCTGGTTCTTCTCGATCCGCTGAGTCTGGACTTCGAGGTGGAGTTCACCTTGGCCGGAGATGAGGTGTTCGCCGGTGTCCTCGTTGATCTCGATCTGGATCGTGGGGTCTTCCTTCGAGACCTGCCGGAGCGTCTCGATGAGCTTCGGGAGGTCGTCCATCGTCTGGGCCTCGACGGACTTCGTGATGACGGGTTCGGAGATGTGCTCGATGGACTCGAACGGCGTCATCTCGACGGAAGAGACGGTGGATCCGGCGATGGCGTCGCGCAGGCCGGTGACGGCGGCGATGTTGCCGGCCGGAACCTGCTCGACCTCCTCGCGCTCACCGCCCATGTAGATGCCGACGCTCTGGACGCGGTTCTTGCCCGCCGTTCCGGAGACGTAGAGCTCCTGGCCCTTCTCGAGGGTGCCCGAGAAGACGCGGCCCGAGGCGACCTCGCCCGCGTGCGGGTCCATCGCGATGTCGGTGACCATCAGCACGACCTCGCCGCTCTCGTCGACGAGCCGCATCGTCTCGGCGAGTTCGGAGTCGGCGTCGCCGCGCCAGATGCGCGGGATACGCATCGGCTGGGCGTCGACCGGGTTCGGGAAGTGCTCGCAGACCATGTCGAGCACGACGTCCGACAGCGGCGTTCGCTCGTGGAGCTCCTGGCGCTCGTCGTTGCGTTCGAGTTCCATGATGTCGCCGAAGTCCATGCCGGTGCGCTGCATCGAGGGCATGGAGACGCCCCACTTGTAGAGCGCGGAGCCGAAGCCGACGGTGCCGTCCTCGACGGAGACGGTCCAGTCCTCGATGTCGTCCATGTCCTCGGTCATGCCGCGGATGAGTTCGTTGACGTCGCGGATGACCGAGAGCAGGCGCTCCTGCATCTCCTCGGGACCCTCCTGGAGCTCCGAGATGAGGCGGTCGACCTTGTTGATGAACAGGGTCGGTTTGACGCCCTCGCGCAGCGCCTGGCGCAGGACGGTCTCGGTCTGGGGCATCGCGCCCTCGACGGCGTCGACGACGACGAGCGCGCCGTCGACGGCGCGCATCGCGCGGGTGACGTCGCCGCCGAAGTCGACGTGGCCCGGCGTGTCGATGAGGTTGATGAGGTGGTTCGTGCCCTCGTACTCGTGGGTCATCGAGACGTTCGCCGCGTCGATGGTGATGCCTCGTTCCTGTTCGTCCTCCTCGGTGTCCATCGCGAGCTGTTCGCCGGCGGTCTCGTCGGAGATCATGCCGGCCCCCGCGAGGAGGTTGTCCGAGAGTGTGGTCTTTCCGTGGTCGACGTGAGCGGCGA
Coding sequences within it:
- a CDS encoding elongation factor EF-2 is translated as MGRRKKIVQECERLMDEPENIRNIAIAAHVDHGKTTLSDNLLAGAGMISDETAGEQLAMDTEEDEQERGITIDAANVSMTHEYEGTNHLINLIDTPGHVDFGGDVTRAMRAVDGALVVVDAVEGAMPQTETVLRQALREGVKPTLFINKVDRLISELQEGPEEMQERLLSVIRDVNELIRGMTEDMDDIEDWTVSVEDGTVGFGSALYKWGVSMPSMQRTGMDFGDIMELERNDERQELHERTPLSDVVLDMVCEHFPNPVDAQPMRIPRIWRGDADSELAETMRLVDESGEVVLMVTDIAMDPHAGEVASGRVFSGTLEKGQELYVSGTAGKNRVQSVGIYMGGEREEVEQVPAGNIAAVTGLRDAIAGSTVSSVEMTPFESIEHISEPVITKSVEAQTMDDLPKLIETLRQVSKEDPTIQIEINEDTGEHLISGQGELHLEVQTQRIEKNQGIPVNTGEPIVVYREAVQRASDTVEGISPNRHNRFYISAEPLSDDLVETLKRGEASMDMPELERREALQEAGMDKDDSQNVEQIHGANILLDETKGIQHLNETMELFVEGLEEALDNGPLANEPVQGTLIRLHDAKLHEDTIHRGPAQVIPATREAVHKALIDAHIAMKEPMQDVRIDVPNDHMGAASGEIQGRRGRVDDMYQEGDLMVVEGIAPVDEMIGFASDIRSATEGRASWNTENAGFEFMADSLQRDKIMEIRERKGMKLELPPSVDYF